One stretch of Saccharomonospora xinjiangensis XJ-54 DNA includes these proteins:
- a CDS encoding class F sortase, with protein MTVTSGTSGTSGHDDRRRWRRAYLLGAGSVLAVELVVGGVVALRSPAVVAGTAVPAHPPVPVAQPVPDGKRETEREQRQAPERKPEEERGRDESTPEGGGESGGESEPADQRPVAAPSGQRPGTVVLPDGGTATLVRKELGPDAVLPVPDDLGEATWWGAGLDAPSGASVFAGHVNWRGRTGPFAELWDVRIGERVTVTDDDGTEFAYSVSQIITLGKNELPARATELFGQSGQHRLVLVTCGGRWLGGTTGYAENRVVIAEPV; from the coding sequence ATGACAGTCACCAGCGGGACCAGCGGGACGTCCGGACATGACGACCGGCGCCGGTGGCGCAGGGCCTACCTGCTCGGCGCCGGAAGCGTGCTCGCCGTCGAACTCGTTGTCGGCGGCGTGGTAGCACTGCGCTCACCGGCGGTCGTGGCCGGCACGGCGGTGCCTGCCCACCCGCCCGTACCGGTCGCACAACCCGTACCGGACGGGAAGAGGGAGACGGAGCGGGAACAGCGGCAGGCGCCCGAACGCAAGCCCGAAGAGGAGCGAGGCCGCGACGAGAGCACGCCGGAGGGCGGGGGCGAGAGCGGGGGCGAGAGCGAACCCGCCGACCAGCGACCCGTCGCGGCACCCAGCGGTCAGCGTCCCGGCACCGTCGTCCTGCCGGACGGCGGAACGGCGACGCTGGTCCGCAAGGAACTCGGCCCCGACGCGGTGCTGCCGGTACCGGACGATCTCGGCGAGGCCACCTGGTGGGGCGCCGGCCTCGACGCGCCGAGCGGCGCGAGCGTCTTCGCTGGGCATGTCAACTGGCGGGGCCGCACCGGCCCCTTCGCCGAGTTGTGGGATGTCCGCATCGGAGAGCGGGTGACCGTCACGGACGACGACGGGACCGAGTTCGCCTACTCCGTCTCCCAGATCATCACGCTGGGCAAGAACGAACTGCCTGCCCGCGCCACCGAACTGTTCGGCCAGAGCGGGCAGCATCGCCTTGTGCTGGTGACGTGCGGAGGGCGCTGGCTCGGCGGCACCACAGGGTACGCGGAGAACCGGGTGGTGATCGCCGAACCCGTCTGA